The window acttgatctcagaatgtttgttttttgcaatttttggcgtatgcgatctcgaagtatatacaaacatgtttgacggttggatcattgaaactagttttgtagaatgagtatcccatcaaaacaatagattcactaatacttaagagtttattcatacttttattaagtataacataagattttgtggtatccactagtgtaaatattttaaattgaagatcgaattcaatcattgtattcatttagggtcaaggagtgtagctgcaaaaaatcatcaaaatcagagttaaaatgaccgttaaatcgtgatttttctttttataaccgtcgaaaagttttgtcccgttaattgatctctgaatgtttgttttttgcaatttttggcgtatgcgatctcgaagtatatacaaacatgtttgacggttggatcgttgaaattagtttcgtagaatgagtatcccatgaagttcaatggtgtgtgtgtatatatatatatatatttattaagtatatttaaatctatttattttgtatgtataattattaaagtttttaggggtataaaatttaatatatatatatatataattattatagttaatattttgggtataattattatagtatatataattattataattattatagttaatttaatatatatatctataattattatagtatttttttagggttataaattattaaattaatattctgcttatcgtgtatcgtgttacccacgtgtatacccgaacaaacccgttatcttaacaggtgcttatcgggttacccgataacgacccgtttcgttatcgtgtcgactcgaacacctgttaatttcgtgtcgtgtcgtgtcgggttatcgggtcgtgtcaggaattgccaggcctacgaTACACGATAAATGACTAAGATATAGGAATCTCTAGAATTCCCACACCCCCAATTCACAACCCAAAAGAAGACTTGCTACTTTTTTCTAATTTCACACAACAGTATGAATCATCATTGACCAAAACTTTCATATCACACATGACCAGAGGATGGGTCATTGGATGTCCTAAAGCCAAATGAGCGTTAATCACGTGTGAACTCCAGATTAGCGGCAAATAAGCCAAAGTCTAATGGGAGAAGGCATGTGTGTTTAACATATTTTGACCTCCTTCTTCGCAAATACCAAACCCCATGTTGAAAAAATTGAATCAAGATCATAAAGCTCACAAAAACAAGAGGGTCCTACCCTGAAACTGAAAGTTTGATGATCGAATCAATATTTGGCATGTGTTTGCTGTCATTATTCAGTAGAGGAAGACTTTAACCTTCTCGTTTCACGTAAATCATTCTTCTATACATAGAACTGTAGCTGGTGATGTTGGATGCATGATCTTCCATCAATTCATATCTTCAAATTTTATAGTCTTCAAATTAATTTGTGTCTTAAGTCAACCCTTTCTAGTAAGCCTTGCATCAGCCATGCATCAGGTAGTAGAAAATTAAAATCtgatttatatatttaatttcgAATTGCTGTTTCAAGTCTCATCGTGCTGATTCATAGCAAAgctcaataataaaatatgaatTCATTTCTGTTGCTCATATTTTGATTACCGTGAAAATTGACATGCCGTGCCTTCACAACCACTCTAGttgctttcattttgcatacctaaaatcaattattaattaGAGTAAAGACAGCCAAGAAATCATGTAATTGAGTGAGATCGATCGACCTTTCCTCTATTTCTGGTCAGAATATTCAATGATCGGTCGATTAgcgtgttgttttttttttcttgttaaaaAATGACTAATTGGTTGTTTTGTTACGACAATACACTTTTCAGTAGTTGGAAAAACTGATAATGCATTCCAGCTTCTCTGACCACCATCGTGTAATTCACTAACACCAAAAATTGAATCTAGGACGTGCATGAAATTTCTCTCCCAGCACTATATCACCCATGATGATTAGCGTGTTGCACGGTGAAATCTCCGTagttaattttgaaatttaggTAATAAAACATTCAATAATACCAAATAATGCAAAGGTtgtctcaaaaaaaaaatgttaaacaaGTATTCGTTCACATTACAGTCAGACATGCACATGATGATCATATGAATGGAGTGTATATGAAATTTTTTCGATTAATTGGGAGGATTTTTCATGaataataaaagtaaaaaattcgTGAAAACTCCTCCAAATTAATCGAAAAAATACTAgtaaaaaaattcagaaatatTTCACTATTATTATGATATTTATTTTCCCTTTGGAAGAATATTTGATTACAAATTCATGAATAATACACAAAAGCTTATggaaaaagttaaaaataaaaaataaaaaatgaaaaaacctTGTGATCAATGGTGCAATGGGTTTGGACCGGTGGGAACAATGCGCATTTCGGAACCATAACGATCGATCTCCGTTCCGCCCGGCTCCGGCCGCACAGGCACATGTTTGTAAGGATGATGCTTCTGATGATGCCGGTGCCGGTGGACAAATGGGGAAAAGTCGAATTTAGAAGCCAGTAGTACTTTCCGGTTGCTCAAAGTGTAACGACGATCGGAGCTGCTGAGAGGATATGCTGCTGCTTGCGTAGGGTTTATGTGGCTATTTTTGGAAACGAGATGAAACCAACCGTGGACGGATAAGAAGAGCAATGAGAGCCAAAGCATGAGACTAAAAAGGCGAGGGATAAGAAGCTTGGAAGCCATGGAAGGGGAGAGAGAAGATGAAAATTAGAGAGTAGTGCATGGGGAACAAAGAAGATAGAGAATTTGATCTGAAATTGTGGGAATAAAGTAGCTAGGTTTTCTGtgttttttagagagagagagagagagagagagagagagaggagtgttGAGGGTTTTGAAGCTTGACAGCTCAAATGTGCTATAAAATGTAAACCAAAAAGCTATCTAGCATAAGAAATGCTAATGTATATTGTACGAATGCTTGATAATCTGGTTGAATATTTCATTTTCTAGTattttaagagagagagagagagagagagagagagagagagagagagagagagagagaagagagagatgggttTGTAAGGCAAGGCCAGTAGGTGCGAGGAGGGGGGCAGGATTGTCGAGCATTCTTCTACCAATGAAACTTCCTTTGCGTTCAAGGAACCAGTTAATTaggccatttttttattttttatttttaaggaaatagagttttattataattactgttctaaaaattcccACCTAAGCGTTAGACGGTTGGTCACCGTCCCGATTAATACCtagacgtttgaaaattaagaaagcccgcctagaccgcctaggcacccgcctaccTATTCAGACCCGCCTAGACACCCCCTAGGTTGCGAACTTGCGACACACATTATATACTTGTTTTCCATGTTTTCATTGTGTTCTAATagctcataatatatatgtcattctattttgtaatttatgacgaaatcatatatattttaaatataaacaaacaattatttacacgaaatataatagatttaattaAATCCGTCTAATCTACCTAGGCGGCCCGCCTAGaccccgccgcccgactagagcctagcgtcttttagaaccttgattataatatattaaaaattGATTCAAATATTAAAGAAGACAGAGGTTCTCAATCcaaataaatattaataaaacatAAAGGCTAATTTGGCCAAACTAATTGTTACCGTATTGGTGGATTTGAAGGCGAGACATGCTTAAGAATAAGCAAAGGAACACATCCGAGTCTTGAAATCATTTACAAGCAAATTTAGAGGACTGAGGCGGCACTCCATATTCAAAGAAACTCCATTCCTAAAGAAAGGGACAAGCACTACGCAAATTAGCATCAGAGAACTATTAAGcaaaattttaatataataaacATAATGATACTTTTGACGAGTAGTGCCGACTCTAAAAAGGAACTAACAACAAACCAATTAGCGTCCATACCAACATGAATTTTGCGCAACACTATCAGTCTGGCCTTCGCTTTGATCACACACTAAGCTACCGATCAATATCTGTTTGTTTCATGCTAAATAAACAAAACTGGAAGATtgactctttcatttttttttctattttaaaatGACATGAGGTGGTCTGCTAGTTTGATCTTATTGTCAAAGATTAAGGCGGTGCTATCGACACACTAAATTTTACCTTTCAAATactctttgttaatttatgttatttggttttctctaattcatttgatctgactgtcgaaaattgaaaaaaaaaaagtgtatacAAGGTAACAAataatgtgtggatagcaccctCATATTGTGACGAGAGATTGAATTCAATCTTTGAGTTTTCAATTCATATTCACACTGACACGCTTTGCTACATATATGCCATAAATATGTTAATGTAAACCAAGTAATTGCATGGGAGAAAACAACTCCTTTactctttcttttttaattactCTTCGATATGTTTCTTTGgtttttgtaaatttagtcCTCGCTCTTTTGAACTAAACAACAAAAGTTAACTACAAGACAAAAAAAACACAACTCAACTTTTCTTTAAATACCGGGTTGACTAATTTAGCGGAATCCAATCTTACTTGTATTTACCATTTTATATCACATAAAGAATATCAAATAACAgatgtttttttaatttgaataaaTTTTTACATGGAGGTAAAAGATTATCAGTTAAATTATCAGAATATTATGAAATAAGCTAGAATGTATTATTAGCGTTGTATTGacctaaaaattaattaacgATGTATTCATTTACAAATTAGGTAGTATTTAAGCGCTGTTATTATGACGTGGAGTAAAAATGTCAATACACGTGGCTTTTTTGGTTGCATAAAATGGAGTGGAATAAGCAATACCAATACAAATTTAGCAAGTTACACAAATATCGTAGTGTGTGCAAAGTGCAAACATGACCTCCAGAGGCATTATatcccctcttctctctctctctctctctctctctctctctctctctctctctctctctctctctctctctctctctctctctctctcacattgGCATATCTTCCGGGGGTAGACCAATTCCATGGAGACCTTGCATTCAGATGGCCGGATCGTTGGCAAGCAAATATGTACCCTTTTACCTTCCTTTTTCAAGGAGAACTTTTAGTGTCTGATTAGGTTAACTCTTATACGAGGTGATACTAATGTGGAATGCGTGAGACCAAAATACAAGAAATTGGTTTGCTTTGCTAGAAGTGCCCTATGTGATCAGGAAAAGTTTTTAACTACAACTTAGCACACAAAATATATCCCACCCAAACCTGACCTCTTCTAACCTGCACCACATAGTGTCCAGAGTCCAGACCCCAGATTCCCTTTTCTACTCATTTTTAAGAATAACTTACATAGCATGAGATATTATTGTTACGTCGCCTGGGCCACGTAAGTTCTTTACTTATTATCTACTCTGTCCAGTGTGTCCACCATCTGCCACATGGGTTGCCGACGTGGCCCGCCACTTTTTATCTACTTTTCCTGGATgatattaactttttttttattttaactttttaacactattttcctttcaaatcaCAAAGTTCAAACAAGTTGTTGGCCATCTCAAAGATTGGAAAATGATAATTACCAActtaaaatgaaatttaaaaaaaaaactaatgaaaatgatttgaaactttgagttttaatcaaaatgaaaaaaaagtgttgtaaatgaatagtaccataaatgactttttagaataaaaatgtcatttttcattaaaataaacagtaacaaaaatgtttcgttaaaactcacaATTTAAAAAGCAATCTACCCACTGACAATGAACTATGCTATTCcttcaaaaccaaaaaaattaaaaataaaaaattaaaagaaacaaaaataataaaatccacCCAACACCTCTGCATCTTTATTTCTTAATTACCTATCTAATTCTCATCACGATAAATTGTCATCGTCGTCCGTGAAAATTGAATCCAAATTAAACTTCGAATTCGATTCACCAAAACTCCAAATTGAATCTCGAATTCGATTCACTAAAACTTACACAGAAACAGAAGAGGCACCAAATCCATCTTTTAATATATAATGTTTCAATTTGATATCCTTTTTCTATATATTTATAAAGATTTTCTattcaacaaaaaattaaaccTTTTCATAAATTAGAAGGCTAAATTAGCAAATTTATAAGCAGATTTTTGCTCAAGGGGTTATATGAAAGGCATGAGGGAGAGTGAGTGTAATCTTTCAAACGTGagataattttgtgaaaactcgaCAAACCTCGAAGTGCTAGTGTAATTAACCCTTTTAAAAACACAAGAATGTCTACTATTTTCCCTAAATTACACTTAACTCTGACGATATTTTCAATAAACTTACAAAAGTTAGTCTTAAATCCTAGCAAAACGAACATAAATTTCACAGTATACAAATCCTTCAAAGGATAATTAGTCAAACAAAAGTATGTGAACTCTCGCATTTGTCACACTAAATCTGCCAGCAAAGACGAAGTAAAAATCAGCAGTACTCCACCTAATACACATGACAAGGGAAACTACACCAACGCTGCAGACCTAAAGTCcgtttggatgtacttttaaaattactgaaagcgcttttgatgaaaatatttttgaaaacagtccttagtaaaaatgttagtaaatcttgaaaaaatacttaaattgCTTCCTTAgtgcttcttgtagaaagcacttaaagtgtttttggaatccaaaaatattttctataaaagcggctttcagtcattttaaaagcacatccaaacgagctcctAAGCGCTGCTTTTGGTTACTTTGAGCCATTCAGATCCTCGAAATCCATACCGTTGGCTATATCATCCTCAATAGCATCAGCTTTGGCATTCGAATCATGTTCTTTAGCCTTCCTCCCAGTCTATATCGTCCTCATCGTCTGCTGTAGCATCAGCCTCAACGTTCAAGTCATGGACCTTATAATTTTCTGCATTACCTGTAGCGTGTATGGAGAAAAGATGTAAAAACAAGAAAGCTGTGCAGCATGGGAAAATTCAAGCACATCAATGAAGAATCTGTCACAATGCATTGCAAAATTTGAACTTCTATACTGATATGAACTGCGAATCAAAAGCTTGAATATGCACACAAAATAAATCGACACATTCATTGGCTATAAGTGACCATCGTGTGCCATTCTCATTGTTCGTCAACATTAACTTAAGAGGACAGGAATACAAATTGAAGAACAATCTGAAATTGAACACTGATTGCCAAATAATAACATTTACCTGTAACTAGAGCCTCTTCCCAGTCTACGTTATCTTCTCCTTCATCCTCGCGCTTTGACTTCATGCCAACCTGACGATTAGGAGACACTGCAGAGGGACCATCAGAGATGTGTGTTTCCTGTTCTttctttgcttcttcttcttgctgtCTTTTTATTAGAGCAGCATAATATGCTTTTAAATACTCATCCTGTAAAACAATGAGGATACAATtaactcaaaattttaattaattaatttatttattttgacctctcccagaccctgcgtaaagcgggagccttgtgcactgggtacgaccttttaatttatttattttgaagggGGATCTCAAAGCAAGAAATTATTGCACAAACCTGTATATTTTTCTCATTATTTTCAGTACTGAATTTTTTGTCTTCTGAGAACTCTGGAGCTGCTACACTTCCACTGCCATCCATCTTTTGCTCCTGCTTGACCTCTCCACGTTGTTCTTTCGTAAGGTTCATGCCTTGCTTGATCATCCAAGGTGGCAAAACTTTCAGGCTTGTACCATCAGCTTCAGATTTTATATCCTTGCCCTTTCCTTCAACCCCAGAGAAATCAACTTCAACCTGCAAACCAAAGATATTTCAAATACTTACAGCTCATTATATTTTTGCCATATAATCATTACTGCCAAATCAAAAATAGTTATCCCAAACACACCTCAAGGCGACATGATTGGAAGTTTGGAGGGAGGGGGACAAGAATTACCTTTGTATCTCCAAGAAAGGGCATTGGCGTTCCACCATATCCCATCCCATGCGAAGATTTGGAGGGATCCATGGCACTAGACTCACCGTTCTCTGCACGTCTGGCAGCACTTGCTCGCGCTTCCCAAGCTTGGAGACTTCCAAATTCAGGAGGAGATAAGTCTTTAACTCTATTAATTTGTTCCATTAGAGGCTTCAGCTGTACCTGCATTcatttcatttaattaac is drawn from Malus domestica chromosome 14, GDT2T_hap1 and contains these coding sequences:
- the LOC103424602 gene encoding uncharacterized protein — its product is MSIEPFNKLVKLTARAFYDDIPAKGENQPKTGRSDNRGIAVVVLDALSRRQWVREEDLAKDLKLHSKQLRRTLRFFEEEKLVTRDHRRETAKGAKMHNAAVAAAGDGPPVKEGEEKVKMHTHSYCCLDYAQIYDVVRYRLHRLRKKLKDELEDKNTVQEYVCPNCGKRYNALDALQLVSMEDEYFHCENCNGELVAESDKLASQEVVGDGDDNARRRRREKLKDLLQKMEVQLKPLMEQINRVKDLSPPEFGSLQAWEARASAARRAENGESSAMDPSKSSHGMGYGGTPMPFLGDTKVEVDFSGVEGKGKDIKSEADGTSLKVLPPWMIKQGMNLTKEQRGEVKQEQKMDGSGSVAAPEFSEDKKFSTENNEKNIQDEYLKAYYAALIKRQQEEEAKKEQETHISDGPSAVSPNRQVGMKSKREDEGEDNVDWEEALVTGNAENYKVHDLNVEADATADDEDDIDWEEG